The following proteins come from a genomic window of Diprion similis isolate iyDipSimi1 chromosome 8, iyDipSimi1.1, whole genome shotgun sequence:
- the LOC124409742 gene encoding catenin delta-2 isoform X6 has translation MSNNQLVDSCLLVNRRIEQRQEHNITRTEITQRRVLQEKGPDMPQYTGQNDTDYHGSNGQTDTHSLHSSHLSVQEDPLVMRSHKQQTSQQVTTVTKVVREVSHMEPDTGAVSYMSVPLLPQDYQHADPRYQADPYMIGFDHYDGYLGYPSQPGYPGPHGLYMPRPHSPHSPHSPSEHSHASPTHEYLRKSAPYLEAGYNDVDPGLTSGMQDHYRITPSPGGPGDQYDQISNSWNMDDSGEPSQHPHDEAKVAYGYVSPSPYGPVGYGPGVVSMGSIGVPGEVPVGYEEGHPAPLSSGVPPGIFEDDVHIQRLQARHPAVPGMASPLDDDQKSTRWRDPNLSEVIGFLSNPNNVIKANAAAYLQHLCYMDDPNKQKTRSLGGIPPLVQLLNHDSPDVYRNACGALRNLSYGRQNDENKRAIKNAGGVPALINLLRRTSDADVKELVTGVLWNLSSCEDLKRSIIDDGVTMVVNNIIIPHSGWDPNSTSGETCWSTVFRNASGVLRNVSSAGEYARKKLRECEGLVDALLYVVRSAIEKSNIGNKIVENCVCILRNLSYRCQEVEDPNYDKHPIQSTVQNRVSAPAKGENLGCFGGSKKKKDGQPIQKEAMTSRTTNPRNEPVKGMELLWQPEVVQSYLSLLHTCSNPETLEAAAGALQNLAACYWQPSIEMRAAVRKEKGLPILVELLRMEVDRVVCAVATALRNLAIDQRNKELIGKYAMRDLIQKLPSGNNQHDQGTSDDTIAAVLATLNEVIKKNAEFSRSLLDAGGVERLMNITRQRQKYTPRVLKFSGQVLFTMWQHQELRDVYKKHGWKEQDFVTKTVAARNSGPNSPNNANSTLNRPMASQGSTRYEDRTMQRPTQNSNNVGRPTMYQQNEELTMSDMQYPKQSVGHAPPAGGVCVFPSIPQPKPGEPLYAQVNLEKKKKRQYEMGAGQVQGGQGVQGGTVAGGTGNPQWVRDGVGIQEQVVPTTASIPPSTTAATAGDSWV, from the exons ACGAGTACTTCAAGAAAAAGGTCCAGACATGCCTCAATATAC AGGACAAAATGACACCGATTATCATGGTAGCAATGGACAGACTGATACACACTCCTTGCACTCTTCACATTTATCTGTACAAGAAGATCCATTGGTCATGCGATCTCACAAACAGCAAACTTCTCAGCAG GTCACGACGGTTACTAAGGTTGTGCGCGAAGTTTCCCATATGGAACCAGACACTGGTGCTGTAAGCTACATGTCAGTGCCACTGTTGCCACAAGATTACCAGCATGCTGATCCACGATATCAAGCAGACCCTTATATGATCGGGTTTGATCACTACGACGGCTATTTGGGCTATCCCTCGCAGCCTGGATATCCTGGACCTCATGGACTTTACATGCCACGACCTCATTCGCCTCATAGTCCGCACAGCCCGTCCGAACATAGTCATGCTTCTCCAACTCATG AGTATTTACGAAAATCAGCTCCTTACTTAGAAGCAGGCTATAATGATGTGGACCCAGGCTTGACCTCAGGAATGCAAGATCATTATCGCATTACACCTAGTCCTGGGGGCCCTGGAGACCAATatg aTCAAATCAGTAACTCATGGAACATGGATGATTCTGGAGAACCTTCTCAACATCCACATG ACGAGGCCAAAGTTGCGTATGGTTATGTCTCGCCTTCGCCATATGGTCCAGTAGGATATGGGCCCGGAGTCGTAAGCATGGGATCCATAGGTGTGCCAGGAGAGGTACCTGTTGGTTATGAGGAGGGTCATCCTGCACCTTTGTCCAGTGGCGTGCCCCCTGGAATATTCGAGGATGACGTTCATATCCAACGATTGCAAGCACGTCATCCGGCTGTTCCAGGAATGGCAAGTCCATTGGACGATGATCAGAAATCAACGCGATGGAGGGATCCTAACTTGTCCGAAGTTATTGGCTTCCTGAGTAATCCAAACAATGTGATTAAGGCAAATGCTGCGGCTTATTTGCAACATTTATGTTATATGGACGATCCCAATAAACAGAAGACTCGTAGCCTTGGTGGAATACCGCCATTGGTTCAATTGTTGAATCACGATAGTCCTGACGTATATAGAAATGCGTGCGGAGCTCTTAGAAATCTTTCTTATGGAAGACAAAATGACGAAAATAAACGAGCCATCAAAAACGCTGGTGGCGTTCCTGCTCTTATTAATTTACTCAGAAGAACGTCTGATGCTGATGTTAAAGAACTTGTTACCGGAGTTTTATGGAACTTGTCTTCTTGTGAA GATTTAAAACGATCAATAATCGATGACGGAGTAACAATGGtagttaataatattattattccgcATAGCGGTTGGGATCCAAATTCTACAAGTGGAGAAACATGCTGGTCAACTGTCTTCAGAAACGCATCAGGCGTGCTTAGGAACGTGTCTAGCGCCGGTGAATATGCCAGAAAGAAACTGAGGGAGTGCGAGGGTCTGGTAGATGCCTTGCTATACGTCGTTAGATCTgctattgaaaaatcaaacataggaaataaaattgtagaaaattgcgTCTGCATTCTTAGGAATCTAAGCTACAGATGTCAAGAGGTTGAAGACCCAAACTATGACAAACATCCCATACAGTCCACTGTGCAAAACAGAGTCTCAGCACCTGCCAAAG GAGAAAATCTGGGATGCTTTGGTggtagtaaaaagaaaaaagatggcCAACCGATTCAAAAAGAAGCAATGACCTCCCGCACAACTAATCCGAGAAATGAACCAGTTAAGGGAATGGAACTACTTTGGCAACCTGAAGTAGTTCAGTCATATTTGAGTCTCTTACATACGTGTTCGAACCCTGAAACTCTTGAAGCAGCAGCGGGAGCTCTGCAAAATCTTGCAGCCTGCTATTGGCAACCAAGTATCGAGATGCGTGCAGCtgttagaaaagaaaagggtCTTCCGATTCTGGTAGAGCTCCTCCGAATGGAAGTTGATAGAGTAGTATGCGCGGTCGCGACCGCTCTAAGAAATCTGGCAATAGACCAGCGAAATAAAGAGCTTATAGGAAAATATGCGATGAGAGATCTCATTCAAAAATTACCATCTGGAAATAATCAACACGACCAAGGTACCAGCGACGATACGATAGCTGCTGTCTTGGCAACACTAAATGAagttataaagaaaaatgccGAGTTCTCAAGATCACTACTTGATGCTGGTGGCGTCGAACGGCTCATGAACATCACTAGACAGAGACAAAAATACACTCCTCGTGTTCTCAAGTTCTCAG GGCAAGTCTTGTTTACCATGTGGCAGCATCAAGAACTGAGAGATGTTTACAAGAAACATGGCTGGAAGGAACAAGACTTTGTAACAAAAACTGTGGCAGCTAGGAACTCTGGGCCGAACTCTCCCAACAATGCCAACAG TACTCTGAATCGACCAATGGCAAGCCAAGGAAGTACACGATACGAAGATCGTACCATGCAAAGACCTACTCAAAATTCCAACAATGTAGGCCGGCCTACAATGTATCAACAG AATGAAGAGTTGACCATGTCAGATATGCAGTATCCTAAGCAGAGTGTTGGACATGCGCCACCAGCTGGAGGAGTTTGTGTATTTCCCTCGATACCA CAGCCAAAACCCGGTGAGCCGCTCTATGCGCAAGTTAActtggagaagaaaaagaaacggcaGTATGAGATGGGGGCGGGTCAGGTTCAGGGTGGTCAAGGGGTTCAGGGTGGGACGGTTGCGGGGGGAACCGGAAATCCGCAGTGGGTGAGGGATGGTGTTGGTATTCAAGAACAAGTGGTACCTACAACGGCGAGCATTCCTCCTAGTACAACGGCGGCAACAGCCGGGGACTCTTGGGTATAA
- the LOC124409742 gene encoding catenin delta-2 isoform X8 gives MSNNQLVDSCLRVLQEKGPDMPQYTGQNDTDYHGSNGQTDTHSLHSSHLSVQEDPLVMRSHKQQTSQQVTTVTKVVREVSHMEPDTGAVSYMSVPLLPQDYQHADPRYQADPYMIGFDHYDGYLGYPSQPGYPGPHGLYMPRPHSPHSPHSPSEHSHASPTHEYLRKSAPYLEAGYNDVDPGLTSGMQDHYRITPSPGGPGDQYDQISNSWNMDDSGEPSQHPHDEAKVAYGYVSPSPYGPVGYGPGVVSMGSIGVPGEVPVGYEEGHPAPLSSGVPPGIFEDDVHIQRLQARHPAVPGMASPLDDDQKSTRWRDPNLSEVIGFLSNPNNVIKANAAAYLQHLCYMDDPNKQKTRSLGGIPPLVQLLNHDSPDVYRNACGALRNLSYGRQNDENKRAIKNAGGVPALINLLRRTSDADVKELVTGVLWNLSSCEDLKRSIIDDGVTMVVNNIIIPHSGWDPNSTSGETCWSTVFRNASGVLRNVSSAGEYARKKLRECEGLVDALLYVVRSAIEKSNIGNKIVENCVCILRNLSYRCQEVEDPNYDKHPIQSTVQNRVSAPAKGENLGCFGGSKKKKDGQPIQKEAMTSRTTNPRNEPVKGMELLWQPEVVQSYLSLLHTCSNPETLEAAAGALQNLAACYWQPSIEMRAAVRKEKGLPILVELLRMEVDRVVCAVATALRNLAIDQRNKELIGKYAMRDLIQKLPSGNNQHDQGTSDDTIAAVLATLNEVIKKNAEFSRSLLDAGGVERLMNITRQRQKYTPRVLKFSGQVLFTMWQHQELRDVYKKHGWKEQDFVTKTVAARNSGPNSPNNANSFDCSTLNRPMASQGSTRYEDRTMQRPTQNSNNVGRPTMYQQQNEELTMSDMQYPKQSVGHAPPAGGVCVFPSIPQPKPGEPLYAQVNLEKKKKRQYEMGAGQVQGGQGVQGGTVAGGTGNPQWVRDGVGIQEQVVPTTASIPPSTTAATAGDSWV, from the exons ACGAGTACTTCAAGAAAAAGGTCCAGACATGCCTCAATATAC AGGACAAAATGACACCGATTATCATGGTAGCAATGGACAGACTGATACACACTCCTTGCACTCTTCACATTTATCTGTACAAGAAGATCCATTGGTCATGCGATCTCACAAACAGCAAACTTCTCAGCAG GTCACGACGGTTACTAAGGTTGTGCGCGAAGTTTCCCATATGGAACCAGACACTGGTGCTGTAAGCTACATGTCAGTGCCACTGTTGCCACAAGATTACCAGCATGCTGATCCACGATATCAAGCAGACCCTTATATGATCGGGTTTGATCACTACGACGGCTATTTGGGCTATCCCTCGCAGCCTGGATATCCTGGACCTCATGGACTTTACATGCCACGACCTCATTCGCCTCATAGTCCGCACAGCCCGTCCGAACATAGTCATGCTTCTCCAACTCATG AGTATTTACGAAAATCAGCTCCTTACTTAGAAGCAGGCTATAATGATGTGGACCCAGGCTTGACCTCAGGAATGCAAGATCATTATCGCATTACACCTAGTCCTGGGGGCCCTGGAGACCAATatg aTCAAATCAGTAACTCATGGAACATGGATGATTCTGGAGAACCTTCTCAACATCCACATG ACGAGGCCAAAGTTGCGTATGGTTATGTCTCGCCTTCGCCATATGGTCCAGTAGGATATGGGCCCGGAGTCGTAAGCATGGGATCCATAGGTGTGCCAGGAGAGGTACCTGTTGGTTATGAGGAGGGTCATCCTGCACCTTTGTCCAGTGGCGTGCCCCCTGGAATATTCGAGGATGACGTTCATATCCAACGATTGCAAGCACGTCATCCGGCTGTTCCAGGAATGGCAAGTCCATTGGACGATGATCAGAAATCAACGCGATGGAGGGATCCTAACTTGTCCGAAGTTATTGGCTTCCTGAGTAATCCAAACAATGTGATTAAGGCAAATGCTGCGGCTTATTTGCAACATTTATGTTATATGGACGATCCCAATAAACAGAAGACTCGTAGCCTTGGTGGAATACCGCCATTGGTTCAATTGTTGAATCACGATAGTCCTGACGTATATAGAAATGCGTGCGGAGCTCTTAGAAATCTTTCTTATGGAAGACAAAATGACGAAAATAAACGAGCCATCAAAAACGCTGGTGGCGTTCCTGCTCTTATTAATTTACTCAGAAGAACGTCTGATGCTGATGTTAAAGAACTTGTTACCGGAGTTTTATGGAACTTGTCTTCTTGTGAA GATTTAAAACGATCAATAATCGATGACGGAGTAACAATGGtagttaataatattattattccgcATAGCGGTTGGGATCCAAATTCTACAAGTGGAGAAACATGCTGGTCAACTGTCTTCAGAAACGCATCAGGCGTGCTTAGGAACGTGTCTAGCGCCGGTGAATATGCCAGAAAGAAACTGAGGGAGTGCGAGGGTCTGGTAGATGCCTTGCTATACGTCGTTAGATCTgctattgaaaaatcaaacataggaaataaaattgtagaaaattgcgTCTGCATTCTTAGGAATCTAAGCTACAGATGTCAAGAGGTTGAAGACCCAAACTATGACAAACATCCCATACAGTCCACTGTGCAAAACAGAGTCTCAGCACCTGCCAAAG GAGAAAATCTGGGATGCTTTGGTggtagtaaaaagaaaaaagatggcCAACCGATTCAAAAAGAAGCAATGACCTCCCGCACAACTAATCCGAGAAATGAACCAGTTAAGGGAATGGAACTACTTTGGCAACCTGAAGTAGTTCAGTCATATTTGAGTCTCTTACATACGTGTTCGAACCCTGAAACTCTTGAAGCAGCAGCGGGAGCTCTGCAAAATCTTGCAGCCTGCTATTGGCAACCAAGTATCGAGATGCGTGCAGCtgttagaaaagaaaagggtCTTCCGATTCTGGTAGAGCTCCTCCGAATGGAAGTTGATAGAGTAGTATGCGCGGTCGCGACCGCTCTAAGAAATCTGGCAATAGACCAGCGAAATAAAGAGCTTATAGGAAAATATGCGATGAGAGATCTCATTCAAAAATTACCATCTGGAAATAATCAACACGACCAAGGTACCAGCGACGATACGATAGCTGCTGTCTTGGCAACACTAAATGAagttataaagaaaaatgccGAGTTCTCAAGATCACTACTTGATGCTGGTGGCGTCGAACGGCTCATGAACATCACTAGACAGAGACAAAAATACACTCCTCGTGTTCTCAAGTTCTCAG GGCAAGTCTTGTTTACCATGTGGCAGCATCAAGAACTGAGAGATGTTTACAAGAAACATGGCTGGAAGGAACAAGACTTTGTAACAAAAACTGTGGCAGCTAGGAACTCTGGGCCGAACTCTCCCAACAATGCCAACAG CTTTGATTGCAGTACTCTGAATCGACCAATGGCAAGCCAAGGAAGTACACGATACGAAGATCGTACCATGCAAAGACCTACTCAAAATTCCAACAATGTAGGCCGGCCTACAATGTATCAACAG cAGAATGAAGAGTTGACCATGTCAGATATGCAGTATCCTAAGCAGAGTGTTGGACATGCGCCACCAGCTGGAGGAGTTTGTGTATTTCCCTCGATACCA CAGCCAAAACCCGGTGAGCCGCTCTATGCGCAAGTTAActtggagaagaaaaagaaacggcaGTATGAGATGGGGGCGGGTCAGGTTCAGGGTGGTCAAGGGGTTCAGGGTGGGACGGTTGCGGGGGGAACCGGAAATCCGCAGTGGGTGAGGGATGGTGTTGGTATTCAAGAACAAGTGGTACCTACAACGGCGAGCATTCCTCCTAGTACAACGGCGGCAACAGCCGGGGACTCTTGGGTATAA
- the LOC124409742 gene encoding catenin delta-2 isoform X1, producing the protein MSNNQLVDSCLLVNRRIEQRQEHNITRTEITQRRVLQEKGPDMPQYTGQNDTDYHGSNGQTDTHSLHSSHLSVQEDPLVMRSHKQQTSQQVTTVTKVVREVSHMEPDTGAVSYMSVPLLPQDYQHADPRYQADPYMIGFDHYDGYLGYPSQPGYPGPHGLYMPRPHSPHSPHSPSEHSHASPTHEYLRKSAPYLEAGYNDVDPGLTSGMQDHYRITPSPGGPGDQYDQISNSWNMDDSGEPSQHPHDEAKVAYGYVSPSPYGPVGYGPGVVSMGSIGVPGEVPVGYEEGHPAPLSSGVPPGIFEDDVHIQRLQARHPAVPGMASPLDDDQKSTRWRDPNLSEVIGFLSNPNNVIKANAAAYLQHLCYMDDPNKQKTRSLGGIPPLVQLLNHDSPDVYRNACGALRNLSYGRQNDENKRAIKNAGGVPALINLLRRTSDADVKELVTGVLWNLSSCEDLKRSIIDDGVTMVVNNIIIPHSGWDPNSTSGETCWSTVFRNASGVLRNVSSAGEYARKKLRECEGLVDALLYVVRSAIEKSNIGNKIVENCVCILRNLSYRCQEVEDPNYDKHPIQSTVQNRVSAPAKGENLGCFGGSKKKKDGQPIQKEAMTSRTTNPRNEPVKGMELLWQPEVVQSYLSLLHTCSNPETLEAAAGALQNLAACYWQPSIEMRAAVRKEKGLPILVELLRMEVDRVVCAVATALRNLAIDQRNKELIGKYAMRDLIQKLPSGNNQHDQGTSDDTIAAVLATLNEVIKKNAEFSRSLLDAGGVERLMNITRQRQKYTPRVLKFSGQVLFTMWQHQELRDVYKKHGWKEQDFVTKTVAARNSGPNSPNNANSFDCSTLNRPMASQGSTRYEDRTMQRPTQNSNNVGRPTMYQQQNEELTMSDMQYPKQSVGHAPPAGGVCVFPSIPQPKPGEPLYAQVNLEKKKKRQYEMGAGQVQGGQGVQGGTVAGGTGNPQWVRDGVGIQEQVVPTTASIPPSTTAATAGDSWV; encoded by the exons ACGAGTACTTCAAGAAAAAGGTCCAGACATGCCTCAATATAC AGGACAAAATGACACCGATTATCATGGTAGCAATGGACAGACTGATACACACTCCTTGCACTCTTCACATTTATCTGTACAAGAAGATCCATTGGTCATGCGATCTCACAAACAGCAAACTTCTCAGCAG GTCACGACGGTTACTAAGGTTGTGCGCGAAGTTTCCCATATGGAACCAGACACTGGTGCTGTAAGCTACATGTCAGTGCCACTGTTGCCACAAGATTACCAGCATGCTGATCCACGATATCAAGCAGACCCTTATATGATCGGGTTTGATCACTACGACGGCTATTTGGGCTATCCCTCGCAGCCTGGATATCCTGGACCTCATGGACTTTACATGCCACGACCTCATTCGCCTCATAGTCCGCACAGCCCGTCCGAACATAGTCATGCTTCTCCAACTCATG AGTATTTACGAAAATCAGCTCCTTACTTAGAAGCAGGCTATAATGATGTGGACCCAGGCTTGACCTCAGGAATGCAAGATCATTATCGCATTACACCTAGTCCTGGGGGCCCTGGAGACCAATatg aTCAAATCAGTAACTCATGGAACATGGATGATTCTGGAGAACCTTCTCAACATCCACATG ACGAGGCCAAAGTTGCGTATGGTTATGTCTCGCCTTCGCCATATGGTCCAGTAGGATATGGGCCCGGAGTCGTAAGCATGGGATCCATAGGTGTGCCAGGAGAGGTACCTGTTGGTTATGAGGAGGGTCATCCTGCACCTTTGTCCAGTGGCGTGCCCCCTGGAATATTCGAGGATGACGTTCATATCCAACGATTGCAAGCACGTCATCCGGCTGTTCCAGGAATGGCAAGTCCATTGGACGATGATCAGAAATCAACGCGATGGAGGGATCCTAACTTGTCCGAAGTTATTGGCTTCCTGAGTAATCCAAACAATGTGATTAAGGCAAATGCTGCGGCTTATTTGCAACATTTATGTTATATGGACGATCCCAATAAACAGAAGACTCGTAGCCTTGGTGGAATACCGCCATTGGTTCAATTGTTGAATCACGATAGTCCTGACGTATATAGAAATGCGTGCGGAGCTCTTAGAAATCTTTCTTATGGAAGACAAAATGACGAAAATAAACGAGCCATCAAAAACGCTGGTGGCGTTCCTGCTCTTATTAATTTACTCAGAAGAACGTCTGATGCTGATGTTAAAGAACTTGTTACCGGAGTTTTATGGAACTTGTCTTCTTGTGAA GATTTAAAACGATCAATAATCGATGACGGAGTAACAATGGtagttaataatattattattccgcATAGCGGTTGGGATCCAAATTCTACAAGTGGAGAAACATGCTGGTCAACTGTCTTCAGAAACGCATCAGGCGTGCTTAGGAACGTGTCTAGCGCCGGTGAATATGCCAGAAAGAAACTGAGGGAGTGCGAGGGTCTGGTAGATGCCTTGCTATACGTCGTTAGATCTgctattgaaaaatcaaacataggaaataaaattgtagaaaattgcgTCTGCATTCTTAGGAATCTAAGCTACAGATGTCAAGAGGTTGAAGACCCAAACTATGACAAACATCCCATACAGTCCACTGTGCAAAACAGAGTCTCAGCACCTGCCAAAG GAGAAAATCTGGGATGCTTTGGTggtagtaaaaagaaaaaagatggcCAACCGATTCAAAAAGAAGCAATGACCTCCCGCACAACTAATCCGAGAAATGAACCAGTTAAGGGAATGGAACTACTTTGGCAACCTGAAGTAGTTCAGTCATATTTGAGTCTCTTACATACGTGTTCGAACCCTGAAACTCTTGAAGCAGCAGCGGGAGCTCTGCAAAATCTTGCAGCCTGCTATTGGCAACCAAGTATCGAGATGCGTGCAGCtgttagaaaagaaaagggtCTTCCGATTCTGGTAGAGCTCCTCCGAATGGAAGTTGATAGAGTAGTATGCGCGGTCGCGACCGCTCTAAGAAATCTGGCAATAGACCAGCGAAATAAAGAGCTTATAGGAAAATATGCGATGAGAGATCTCATTCAAAAATTACCATCTGGAAATAATCAACACGACCAAGGTACCAGCGACGATACGATAGCTGCTGTCTTGGCAACACTAAATGAagttataaagaaaaatgccGAGTTCTCAAGATCACTACTTGATGCTGGTGGCGTCGAACGGCTCATGAACATCACTAGACAGAGACAAAAATACACTCCTCGTGTTCTCAAGTTCTCAG GGCAAGTCTTGTTTACCATGTGGCAGCATCAAGAACTGAGAGATGTTTACAAGAAACATGGCTGGAAGGAACAAGACTTTGTAACAAAAACTGTGGCAGCTAGGAACTCTGGGCCGAACTCTCCCAACAATGCCAACAG CTTTGATTGCAGTACTCTGAATCGACCAATGGCAAGCCAAGGAAGTACACGATACGAAGATCGTACCATGCAAAGACCTACTCAAAATTCCAACAATGTAGGCCGGCCTACAATGTATCAACAG cAGAATGAAGAGTTGACCATGTCAGATATGCAGTATCCTAAGCAGAGTGTTGGACATGCGCCACCAGCTGGAGGAGTTTGTGTATTTCCCTCGATACCA CAGCCAAAACCCGGTGAGCCGCTCTATGCGCAAGTTAActtggagaagaaaaagaaacggcaGTATGAGATGGGGGCGGGTCAGGTTCAGGGTGGTCAAGGGGTTCAGGGTGGGACGGTTGCGGGGGGAACCGGAAATCCGCAGTGGGTGAGGGATGGTGTTGGTATTCAAGAACAAGTGGTACCTACAACGGCGAGCATTCCTCCTAGTACAACGGCGGCAACAGCCGGGGACTCTTGGGTATAA